A single Tuberibacillus sp. Marseille-P3662 DNA region contains:
- a CDS encoding ABC transporter substrate-binding protein, translating to MKKWLLFSITAMLIFAVTACGNSEGASSEGSGDSGSNKQVTLDFADAGWDSIRLHNEIAGTIIEEGYGYKTSVTPGNTPVTFQGLVNGDIDIYMEVWTGNIKEDYQKAIDEGSVKKTSVNFDDNTQGLYVPTYMIKGDEKRGIDPVAPDLKTVEDLKKYPDLFKGPSGKPRIVGSPPGWEVDKILGQKVKTYGLDKQFEYFHPGSQTALTTSLSKAYEAGEPWVGYYWTPTWVMGKYDMTLLKEDEYSDEKWNNGYACEFPSNQVVTAATDSLEDKAPKVVEFLNHYKTSSSLTNEGLLYMQKNDAGAEEAAKWWLKQHEDLWTKWVPEAVAKKVKKAL from the coding sequence ATGAAGAAATGGTTGCTTTTTTCTATAACAGCGATGCTCATCTTCGCTGTGACAGCTTGTGGGAATTCGGAAGGAGCATCAAGCGAAGGTTCAGGTGACTCTGGCAGTAACAAACAGGTGACCTTAGATTTTGCTGATGCAGGATGGGACAGCATTCGATTACACAATGAAATTGCAGGGACCATCATTGAAGAAGGTTATGGGTATAAAACAAGTGTAACGCCAGGGAATACCCCCGTTACCTTCCAGGGGTTAGTCAATGGTGATATCGATATCTATATGGAGGTATGGACCGGCAATATTAAAGAGGATTATCAAAAAGCGATAGACGAAGGCTCAGTTAAGAAAACGAGCGTTAATTTTGATGATAACACCCAAGGTCTTTATGTGCCGACTTATATGATTAAAGGTGACGAAAAACGCGGTATTGATCCTGTGGCTCCTGATTTAAAAACGGTCGAAGATTTAAAGAAATATCCTGATTTATTTAAAGGACCGTCCGGCAAGCCACGAATCGTCGGATCACCACCAGGATGGGAAGTAGACAAAATCTTAGGGCAAAAAGTGAAGACATATGGATTGGATAAGCAATTTGAATATTTCCACCCGGGTTCACAAACGGCACTCACCACTTCCTTGTCCAAAGCCTATGAAGCCGGCGAACCATGGGTAGGGTATTATTGGACGCCGACATGGGTTATGGGGAAATATGATATGACGTTACTTAAAGAAGACGAATACAGTGACGAGAAATGGAACAATGGCTATGCATGTGAATTTCCATCGAACCAAGTGGTTACGGCCGCTACTGATTCGTTGGAAGACAAAGCGCCGAAGGTTGTTGAGTTTTTAAATCATTATAAAACAAGTTCCTCCTTAACCAATGAAGGATTGCTCTATATGCAAAAAAATGATGCCGGTGCTGAAGAAGCTGCAAAATGGTGGCTCAAGCAGCATGAAGATCTATGGACAAAATGGGTACCAGAAGCTGTTGCTAAAAAAGTGAAAAAAGCATTGTGA
- a CDS encoding ABC transporter permease, with amino-acid sequence MMDFPASIEFHVKDYVNNIIEWLQQHFGWLFDFITIVLIHLMNGITEVLTWLPWWFFIIIIFSLGWRFRSLFAGILYALFLFIIGLFGYWDLMMLTLAIVLASVFVSLVMGIPIGIIMTYSRKLESFMKPILDAMQTMPPFVYLIPAILFFSLGKVPALFATVIYAIAPVIRLTNLAIRNVPKEVVEAGESFGSSKWQLLKKVQIPQALPTIMAGVNQTTMMALAMVVISSMVGAKGLGMEVLISINRINAGRGFESGISIVFLAIIIDRLTLAVSQNTRNK; translated from the coding sequence ATGATGGACTTTCCAGCATCAATAGAATTTCATGTCAAAGACTATGTTAATAACATTATAGAGTGGTTACAACAACATTTTGGCTGGCTATTTGACTTTATTACGATTGTTTTGATTCATTTAATGAACGGTATCACCGAGGTTCTTACATGGTTGCCATGGTGGTTTTTTATCATTATTATATTTTCTTTAGGTTGGCGTTTTCGATCCTTGTTTGCCGGGATTCTTTATGCTCTGTTTTTATTTATAATTGGATTATTCGGTTATTGGGATTTAATGATGCTAACACTGGCCATTGTTTTAGCCTCCGTGTTTGTGTCATTAGTGATGGGTATTCCTATCGGTATTATCATGACGTATAGCAGAAAGTTAGAAAGTTTTATGAAACCGATATTAGATGCTATGCAAACCATGCCACCTTTTGTCTATCTCATTCCTGCTATTCTCTTCTTCAGTCTTGGTAAGGTTCCAGCTCTATTTGCGACGGTTATTTATGCCATTGCGCCAGTCATTCGGTTGACCAACCTAGCGATTCGTAATGTACCAAAAGAAGTGGTTGAAGCCGGCGAATCATTCGGTTCTTCAAAGTGGCAATTGCTCAAAAAGGTGCAAATTCCGCAAGCCCTGCCAACCATTATGGCTGGTGTTAACCAGACAACTATGATGGCATTGGCGATGGTTGTTATTTCGTCAATGGTCGGTGCCAAAGGTTTAGGAATGGAAGTGCTTATCTCCATTAACAGAATCAATGCTGGGCGTGGTTTTGAATCCGGAATTAGTATTGTCTTTCTGGCGATTATCATCGACCGTCTCACGCTGGCAGTCTCACAAAACACTCGCAATAAATAA
- a CDS encoding quaternary amine ABC transporter ATP-binding protein produces MTKKIRVDQVTKIFGSHPKQIVQELDNGLSKDEILNKTGHTVGVNQVSFDVEEGELFVIMGLSGSGKSTLIRCLNLLNIPTSGKIFVDDEPITDYSKKQLKAFRQEKMAMVFQHFGLFDHRTVRDNVSYGLEVRGVPVDQRQKIAEDSLETVGLKGWSDKYPSELSGGMQQRVGLARGLANDPDILLMDEPFSALDPLIRRDMQLELLDLQEKLQKTIVFITHDVNEAFKIGDRVAVMRDGQIEQIDTPENILANPANEYIEAFVKDIDRSKVLQAEHVMIKPNALVSLKDGLNVAIKEMKDNGLSSVYVVDKHRVLQGIVTIDDALEAMKHQQSLQAILKSNFETAAPNDDVQNLIDSATKTSYPIAILSDSRLIGIVPRINVLSSLATV; encoded by the coding sequence ATGACCAAGAAAATACGCGTTGATCAAGTGACGAAGATATTTGGTTCACACCCCAAACAGATCGTTCAGGAGTTAGACAATGGATTATCAAAGGACGAGATTTTGAATAAAACCGGACATACGGTTGGCGTTAATCAAGTGTCGTTTGATGTGGAGGAGGGAGAACTATTTGTTATTATGGGGTTATCGGGTAGTGGGAAGTCAACACTAATCCGCTGTTTGAATCTATTAAACATCCCTACATCTGGCAAAATCTTTGTTGATGATGAACCCATTACAGATTATAGCAAAAAGCAATTGAAAGCTTTTCGACAAGAAAAAATGGCGATGGTATTTCAACATTTTGGTTTATTTGATCATCGCACTGTTCGGGATAACGTTTCCTATGGATTGGAAGTTCGGGGTGTCCCGGTTGATCAACGGCAAAAAATAGCGGAGGATAGTCTGGAAACGGTTGGGCTGAAAGGTTGGTCAGATAAGTATCCGTCAGAACTAAGTGGCGGTATGCAACAACGCGTGGGTTTAGCGCGTGGCTTGGCCAATGATCCTGATATCCTACTCATGGATGAACCGTTTAGTGCCTTGGACCCGCTCATTCGTCGAGACATGCAACTAGAACTATTGGATTTACAGGAAAAGCTACAAAAAACGATTGTATTTATTACGCATGATGTGAATGAGGCTTTTAAAATTGGTGACCGTGTGGCTGTTATGAGAGATGGCCAAATTGAGCAAATTGATACACCTGAAAATATCCTCGCTAACCCAGCTAATGAATATATCGAAGCGTTTGTTAAAGATATTGATCGATCTAAAGTTTTACAAGCTGAACATGTCATGATTAAGCCTAACGCGCTTGTTTCCTTGAAAGATGGACTTAATGTCGCTATTAAAGAAATGAAAGATAACGGCCTTTCAAGCGTTTACGTTGTTGATAAACACAGGGTTTTACAGGGTATTGTAACCATTGATGATGCTTTAGAAGCGATGAAGCACCAACAGTCATTACAAGCGATTTTAAAATCGAACTTTGAGACAGCGGCGCCTAATGACGACGTTCAGAATCTCATTGATTCAGCTACAAAGACATCTTATCCGATAGCGATTTTATCTGATAGCCGATTGATTGGAATTGTTCCTAGAATTAATGTGTTATCAAGTTTGGCGACAGTATAA
- a CDS encoding amidase: MDLRTLTATELIDHYRKRTLTPTEVVKQLLNHIHDTNDNINAFVTLNAEQALEQALAAEKRWQINNARPLEGVPIASKDLTNTKGIRTTYGSPLFQDHYPEHDATVIERLKSAGAIILGKTNTPEFGHKGTTDNPLFGPSRNPFNLSKATGGSSGGSAAAVSCGMVPFAEGSDGGGSIRIPASLCGVFGFKPTYGRIPFDNHLNGIFGSHEPFLHYGALTRSVQDAATMLDVTQGVSNTDPFSLPITEPNHGQAINQIPQSLKIGWTLDFGIFDIDEGVKKGFLSAIDQLSESGLDVTAINLPLARSIRDFIHYFESLWTSGLSASFYKQAEKQPDMFSKSMLKAIEQGKQLSAAQFKQLEKERARLWHLMQDKLDQYDIILSPTVAVPAFTFDREGPDTINGRAIKPDSDWVMAQIYNITGLPAASIPISVTEAGLPIGMQAAAQRLSDLTLLQFCRFYEREIGMLQGAIGFQTSNNSPDLNEKSVSKYD; this comes from the coding sequence GTGGACCTACGAACCCTAACAGCTACAGAATTAATCGATCATTACAGAAAACGGACATTAACACCTACTGAGGTTGTCAAGCAGTTATTGAATCATATCCATGATACCAACGATAATATCAACGCCTTCGTGACACTAAATGCTGAACAAGCTTTAGAACAAGCACTGGCCGCTGAGAAACGTTGGCAAATTAATAATGCCAGACCCCTTGAAGGCGTCCCCATCGCAAGCAAAGATCTTACCAATACGAAAGGCATCCGAACAACATATGGCTCACCGCTTTTTCAGGATCATTATCCAGAGCACGACGCAACGGTGATCGAACGGCTAAAATCTGCAGGAGCCATTATTTTAGGCAAAACCAACACACCCGAATTCGGTCACAAAGGGACCACCGATAATCCCCTCTTTGGCCCTTCACGTAATCCGTTTAATTTGAGTAAAGCGACGGGAGGATCAAGCGGTGGCTCGGCAGCTGCTGTTTCTTGCGGCATGGTCCCCTTTGCGGAAGGTAGCGATGGCGGCGGATCCATTCGTATTCCCGCGAGTCTATGTGGTGTGTTTGGTTTTAAACCGACGTACGGCCGTATTCCCTTTGATAATCATTTAAACGGGATATTCGGCAGTCATGAACCATTCTTACACTACGGCGCCCTCACACGTTCAGTACAAGATGCTGCAACGATGTTGGATGTGACTCAAGGAGTCTCTAATACGGATCCATTTTCCTTACCTATCACGGAACCGAATCATGGACAAGCCATCAACCAGATACCTCAATCATTGAAAATTGGCTGGACATTAGATTTTGGAATTTTTGACATTGATGAAGGCGTCAAGAAAGGATTCTTATCTGCGATTGATCAATTGTCTGAAAGTGGATTGGACGTGACGGCAATTAACTTACCACTGGCTCGGTCTATCCGGGACTTCATCCATTACTTTGAGAGCTTATGGACATCTGGACTATCGGCTAGTTTTTATAAGCAAGCGGAAAAGCAGCCTGACATGTTTTCTAAAAGTATGCTAAAGGCTATCGAACAGGGCAAACAATTAAGCGCGGCCCAATTTAAACAATTAGAGAAGGAACGAGCGAGACTCTGGCATCTAATGCAGGACAAGCTTGATCAATACGACATTATTTTATCACCGACTGTCGCCGTCCCAGCCTTTACCTTCGATCGTGAAGGACCTGACACCATTAACGGGAGGGCTATCAAGCCAGACTCCGACTGGGTGATGGCACAAATTTATAATATCACCGGCTTGCCAGCGGCCTCGATCCCTATCAGTGTAACGGAAGCAGGATTGCCAATCGGTATGCAAGCCGCGGCCCAGCGTTTATCTGATCTAACCTTACTGCAATTTTGCCGCTTCTATGAACGGGAAATTGGTATGCTACAAGGTGCCATTGGCTTTCAAACAAGCAATAACTCACCGGATCTCAATGAAAAAAGTGTCTCAAAGTATGACTGA
- the ytkD gene encoding RNA deprotection pyrophosphohydrolase: MNMSLTFEDYYENEVVLTFDDHPFSSDPKHVWVICRFLDQWLLTRHPRRGWEFPGGKVEDGETPEEAATREVEEETGAHVDSLRYVGQYKVLGKSGTIIKNVYYAVIDQIKVRHHYHETKGPVFINELPKTIKESNLYSFMMKDDVLTQCLKRINDIEF; the protein is encoded by the coding sequence ATGAATATGTCATTAACCTTTGAAGATTATTATGAAAATGAGGTTGTCCTTACTTTCGATGATCATCCGTTTTCTTCAGATCCCAAACATGTTTGGGTCATTTGCCGTTTTCTTGATCAATGGCTACTGACACGGCATCCTCGGCGGGGTTGGGAATTCCCTGGAGGTAAAGTTGAAGATGGAGAAACACCGGAAGAAGCGGCAACCCGTGAAGTGGAAGAGGAGACGGGCGCCCATGTCGATAGCCTTCGATATGTCGGCCAGTATAAAGTTCTAGGTAAAAGTGGAACGATTATTAAAAATGTCTATTATGCCGTTATTGATCAAATTAAAGTGAGGCATCATTACCATGAAACTAAAGGGCCGGTTTTCATTAATGAGCTGCCAAAGACCATTAAAGAATCGAATTTATACTCATTTATGATGAAAGACGATGTTTTAACGCAGTGCTTAAAACGGATTAATGACATTGAATTTTGA
- the pckA gene encoding phosphoenolpyruvate carboxykinase (ATP) has protein sequence MSTTTFSSKLHELLQNDQTHFNWSISHLIEKSLVRQEGILSETGALAVKTGKYTGRSPYDKYIVNDIDDDRLDWKNNQPMNESTFLSLYEKVLDHLTEQQERFVFRGFAGTDPQYALPIQVITEYSWHNLFSRQLFVRPENETETIEPAFTVISAPSFKADPVLDGTRSEAFIAISFKHNVVLIGGTQYAGEIKKSIFSVMNALLPQQDILSMHCSANIGNEGDVALFFGLSGTGKTTLSNHPNRQLIGDDEHGWSDAGVFNIEGGCYAKTIRLSQEKEPLIWQAIRYGSVLENVEIDANSRVADYDSNHYTENTRAAYPIQHVPNVIQPSRAGHPETIIFLTADAFGVLPPISRLSKEQAMYHYLSGYTSKLAGTERGVTTPEATFSTCFGAPFLPLKPSIYANMLGQRIDQHHVNVYLVNTGWIGGPYGEGERIDLNYTRAMVQAALTNELKHTETDTEPYFGLSIPTQIPGVPDNILFPKATWTSETAYDQKANALAQKFKDNFTTFKNIDPAIAQAGPK, from the coding sequence ATGAGTACAACAACCTTTTCTTCTAAGCTACACGAGCTTTTGCAGAACGATCAGACCCATTTCAACTGGTCCATCTCACATCTCATTGAAAAATCTTTGGTACGACAAGAAGGTATTCTAAGCGAAACCGGTGCGTTGGCAGTAAAAACAGGCAAATACACCGGTCGTTCCCCTTATGACAAATACATTGTCAATGACATAGATGATGACCGGTTAGACTGGAAAAATAATCAACCTATGAATGAATCAACTTTTTTATCATTATATGAAAAAGTTCTTGACCACCTGACAGAACAACAAGAGCGATTTGTTTTCCGCGGTTTTGCAGGAACAGATCCCCAATATGCCTTACCGATTCAGGTCATTACAGAGTATTCGTGGCATAATCTTTTTAGCCGGCAACTATTTGTTCGCCCTGAAAACGAGACCGAGACAATTGAACCGGCATTTACTGTGATATCAGCACCAAGCTTTAAGGCCGATCCAGTCCTCGATGGAACTCGATCTGAAGCGTTTATCGCCATCTCGTTTAAACATAATGTTGTTCTCATCGGCGGTACACAATATGCAGGTGAAATTAAAAAGTCTATATTCTCTGTCATGAACGCACTCCTGCCTCAACAGGATATATTATCCATGCATTGTTCAGCTAATATTGGTAATGAAGGTGATGTGGCTTTATTTTTCGGGTTATCAGGAACAGGAAAGACAACGTTATCTAATCATCCCAATCGACAATTAATCGGTGATGACGAACATGGGTGGTCAGATGCCGGGGTTTTTAATATTGAGGGCGGCTGCTATGCGAAAACCATCCGACTATCACAGGAAAAAGAACCGCTCATCTGGCAAGCGATCCGCTACGGTTCTGTTCTAGAAAATGTGGAAATTGATGCAAACTCTCGCGTTGCTGACTATGATAGTAACCATTATACAGAAAATACCCGCGCGGCTTATCCAATCCAACACGTTCCAAATGTGATTCAACCCAGTCGGGCGGGACATCCGGAAACGATTATCTTTCTAACAGCAGATGCCTTCGGGGTATTGCCACCCATTAGTCGATTAAGCAAAGAACAGGCGATGTATCACTATCTATCGGGGTATACGAGTAAATTAGCAGGGACAGAGCGCGGTGTCACCACACCTGAGGCTACGTTCTCAACATGTTTCGGAGCGCCATTTCTACCTTTAAAGCCATCCATATATGCTAATATGCTAGGACAGCGCATTGATCAACATCATGTGAACGTGTATTTAGTGAATACAGGATGGATTGGCGGCCCTTACGGTGAAGGTGAACGCATTGATCTGAATTACACTCGAGCCATGGTGCAGGCCGCATTGACCAACGAATTGAAGCACACTGAAACCGACACCGAACCTTATTTCGGTTTATCGATTCCAACCCAGATACCTGGCGTTCCCGATAATATTCTATTCCCGAAAGCCACGTGGACATCTGAAACAGCATATGATCAAAAGGCGAATGCCTTGGCACAAAAATTCAAGGATAATTTCACAACCTTTAAAAACATCGATCCAGCTATTGCGCAGGCTGGACCAAAATAG
- the metK gene encoding methionine adenosyltransferase — MTKTYSRRLFTSESVTEGHPDKICDQISDAILDAILTHDPNARVACETMANTGLVLVTGEISTSTYVDISSIVRETVQDIGYNRAKYGFDAETCAILTSIDEQSSDIAQGVDQALEAREGQMTDEEIEAIGAGDQGLMFGYASNETPELMPLPISLAHRLSRRLAVVRKDHILDYLRPDGKTQVTVEYDENGKPERIDTIVISTQHHPDVTLEQIKEDLKEHVIQPIVPEGFIDETTNFFINPTGRFVIGGPQGDAGLTGRKLIVDTYGGFARHGGGAFSGKDATKVDRSAAYAARYVAKNIVAAGLAEKCEVQLAYAIGVARPVSIAIDTFETGSISEERLVELVRSHFDLRPAGIIKMLDLRRPIYKQTAAYGHFGRTDIELPWEQTDKAKDLNNEA; from the coding sequence ATGACAAAAACATATTCTCGGAGGCTATTTACATCCGAGTCAGTGACAGAAGGCCATCCTGACAAAATATGTGATCAAATTTCTGATGCGATATTAGATGCTATATTAACGCATGACCCGAATGCACGGGTTGCCTGTGAAACAATGGCTAACACCGGCCTTGTTCTAGTGACTGGTGAAATTTCAACGTCTACATATGTTGATATATCAAGCATTGTGAGAGAAACGGTCCAAGATATTGGATATAACCGGGCTAAATATGGTTTCGACGCCGAAACTTGTGCGATATTAACGTCCATCGATGAACAATCATCAGATATCGCTCAAGGAGTTGACCAGGCTCTAGAAGCTCGAGAAGGTCAGATGACAGATGAAGAAATTGAAGCAATAGGTGCGGGGGATCAAGGTTTGATGTTTGGCTATGCTTCAAACGAAACACCAGAATTGATGCCGCTGCCGATTTCATTAGCCCATAGATTATCACGCCGCCTTGCTGTTGTTAGGAAAGATCATATCCTCGATTATTTGCGTCCGGATGGTAAAACTCAGGTCACGGTTGAGTATGATGAGAATGGCAAGCCTGAACGCATTGATACCATTGTGATTTCAACGCAACATCATCCTGACGTGACCTTGGAGCAAATTAAGGAAGATCTTAAAGAACACGTGATTCAACCGATTGTACCTGAAGGATTCATTGATGAGACAACAAACTTTTTTATTAATCCAACGGGGCGCTTTGTCATTGGTGGCCCTCAAGGTGATGCTGGTTTGACCGGCCGAAAACTGATTGTTGATACTTATGGTGGTTTTGCCAGGCACGGTGGGGGAGCGTTTTCTGGTAAGGATGCAACCAAAGTTGACCGTTCAGCAGCTTATGCGGCGAGATATGTGGCTAAGAATATCGTGGCCGCTGGTTTGGCGGAAAAATGCGAAGTTCAACTTGCTTATGCCATTGGCGTTGCCAGACCGGTATCCATTGCCATTGATACCTTTGAAACAGGGAGCATATCGGAAGAACGTTTGGTTGAACTTGTTAGGTCTCATTTCGATCTGCGTCCTGCTGGTATTATCAAGATGCTCGATTTACGCCGGCCAATATATAAACAAACGGCCGCTTATGGACACTTTGGCCGAACAGATATTGAACTCCCATGGGAGCAAACGGATAAAGCGAAAGATTTGAACAATGAGGCCTAA
- a CDS encoding alpha/beta hydrolase, translated as MRTWKTDVLVPRGVVVIVHGLGEHHGRYRWLKDRLIDEGFHVISGDLPGHGRHLGPRGHVDRFDEYIETINQWIVSGQSLDIPVYLLGHSMGGLASIRTVQEKHPDIHGLILSSPCLGIVNQPPRWLLSLARILNKCYPKCRIPTKGSADNDKATRNPDILKRDAHDSLMLTKVSVRWYFELDKAMVQAVERNACFPNIPLLVMQAGSDKIVDKQAVQSWFDALTIESKHYKEWAGLYHEVYNEPERNDVFTYSLGFMNQYMNTH; from the coding sequence GTGCGAACGTGGAAAACAGATGTCCTTGTTCCAAGAGGTGTGGTGGTTATCGTTCACGGGCTGGGGGAGCATCATGGTCGTTACCGTTGGTTAAAAGACCGCTTGATAGATGAAGGATTCCATGTTATTTCAGGTGATTTACCAGGTCACGGTAGGCATCTTGGCCCCCGGGGACATGTCGATCGGTTTGACGAGTATATTGAGACCATTAACCAGTGGATTGTGAGCGGGCAGTCTTTGGATATTCCCGTCTATTTATTGGGCCATAGTATGGGAGGACTAGCTTCGATTCGTACTGTACAGGAGAAACATCCTGATATCCATGGTCTGATTTTGTCATCACCTTGTCTTGGTATCGTCAATCAACCTCCGCGCTGGCTGTTATCACTCGCTCGAATTTTAAATAAATGTTATCCAAAATGTCGCATTCCAACTAAGGGTTCCGCTGATAATGACAAGGCGACAAGGAATCCGGACATTCTTAAACGCGATGCCCATGATTCGTTAATGTTAACAAAAGTCTCCGTCCGATGGTACTTTGAATTAGATAAGGCCATGGTGCAAGCGGTCGAGCGAAACGCATGCTTTCCTAATATACCATTGCTGGTTATGCAAGCCGGCAGTGACAAAATTGTCGATAAACAGGCTGTCCAATCATGGTTTGATGCCCTTACAATAGAAAGTAAGCACTACAAAGAATGGGCTGGGCTTTACCATGAAGTGTATAATGAACCTGAACGCAACGATGTTTTTACTTATTCGCTAGGATTTATGAATCAATATATGAATACCCATTGA
- a CDS encoding tetraprenyl-beta-curcumene synthase family protein, which produces MKVPSTPFGLMRNIYKMVLPKVHSELAAWKEKARKIPDEELRKQAVASIEAKTFHCEGGSIHSLLAGQNYQAVIEFVVAYQTISDYLDNLCDRSVSLNPDDFRALHESMMDALTPGAPLKDYYRFRDHQGDGGYLPQLVLTCQQMLANLPSLKTIQPSLHELAGYYCDLQVHKHVKHEERVPRLQHWFAHYEHQWPDMQWQEFSASSGSTLGIFCIVSYAANGEQMDKLVPILKSGYFPWVQGLHILLDYFIDQEEDRIGGDLNFCFYYDNEDVLLKRLNYFIEKADQSIQTLPDRAFHRMINRGLMGIYLADQKVAKQRRVRVQARKMMRKAGGSGMFFFLNGWLYRRLKPGL; this is translated from the coding sequence ATGAAGGTGCCATCAACCCCTTTCGGTTTGATGAGAAATATTTATAAGATGGTTTTACCGAAAGTTCATAGTGAATTAGCAGCTTGGAAAGAGAAAGCAAGGAAAATTCCTGATGAAGAATTGCGCAAGCAGGCTGTGGCCAGTATTGAGGCGAAAACATTTCATTGTGAAGGGGGGTCAATACATAGTTTGTTGGCAGGACAAAACTACCAGGCTGTCATTGAATTTGTCGTGGCCTATCAGACCATTAGTGATTATCTAGATAATCTCTGTGACCGTTCTGTCTCATTGAATCCCGACGATTTCCGTGCCCTTCATGAATCGATGATGGATGCCTTAACACCCGGTGCACCATTAAAAGATTACTACCGTTTCAGGGATCATCAAGGTGATGGTGGTTATTTACCTCAATTAGTACTCACATGCCAGCAAATGTTAGCAAATTTGCCGTCGCTCAAGACTATTCAACCAAGCTTACATGAGCTTGCTGGTTATTACTGTGACTTGCAGGTTCATAAGCATGTTAAGCATGAGGAGCGTGTTCCGCGATTGCAGCATTGGTTTGCACACTATGAGCACCAATGGCCAGACATGCAGTGGCAGGAATTCTCGGCGAGTTCCGGTTCAACTCTAGGTATCTTTTGTATCGTTTCTTATGCGGCTAATGGTGAACAGATGGACAAACTTGTTCCCATTTTAAAGTCTGGCTATTTCCCGTGGGTTCAAGGTTTACACATTTTACTCGATTACTTCATTGATCAAGAAGAAGACCGTATTGGCGGTGATCTGAACTTTTGCTTTTACTACGATAATGAGGATGTGCTACTCAAGCGACTCAATTATTTTATTGAGAAAGCCGATCAGAGTATTCAGACGCTTCCCGATCGTGCCTTCCACCGGATGATTAACCGCGGTTTAATGGGTATCTATTTGGCAGATCAAAAAGTTGCGAAGCAGCGTCGTGTCAGGGTGCAAGCGCGCAAGATGATGCGAAAAGCTGGTGGCTCTGGGATGTTTTTCTTCTTAAATGGTTGGCTCTACCGGCGGTTAAAACCAGGATTATAG
- a CDS encoding class I SAM-dependent methyltransferase, with amino-acid sequence MTIKGVIAHAHMLLQQVISKGDTVVDATAGNGHDTEFLAKRVGETGQVLAFDIQQAAIHSTKGRLETSDLDHRVTLINDSHERIDDYINEPVQAAIFNLGYLPGGNTNIVTHPNATWTALTKLGEQLVTGGIIAVVVYPGHDQGYDESSYLLQQINALPKLKWRILKYEVINPNQPPYLLALEKLKHKGDHPTP; translated from the coding sequence ATGACCATTAAAGGCGTCATTGCCCATGCTCATATGTTACTACAGCAAGTCATCAGCAAAGGCGATACGGTTGTTGATGCTACTGCTGGTAACGGCCATGACACGGAGTTTTTAGCCAAACGTGTAGGTGAAACCGGACAAGTATTGGCTTTTGATATTCAGCAAGCAGCCATTCATTCGACAAAAGGTCGACTTGAAACTTCCGATTTAGATCACCGCGTTACACTCATTAACGATTCACATGAACGTATTGACGATTATATTAACGAACCCGTGCAGGCGGCGATTTTTAACCTTGGTTATCTCCCAGGCGGCAATACTAATATCGTCACTCATCCGAACGCTACTTGGACGGCCTTAACCAAGCTCGGTGAACAACTTGTCACAGGAGGAATCATCGCCGTCGTTGTTTATCCTGGACATGACCAAGGCTACGATGAATCTTCATATTTATTGCAGCAGATCAATGCATTACCCAAGTTAAAATGGCGAATTCTTAAATACGAAGTAATTAACCCTAACCAGCCACCCTACTTGCTGGCATTAGAAAAATTGAAACATAAAGGCGACCACCCTACACCATAA